The genome window GTTGATTTTCCGAATAAAGTACGACGGTTTTATCTTTAGTAATACCGTTTTTCAATAAGTTTTTCTCAACTATATCCGGTGCGGATAGATTCCATACCGGACCGTTTTCAATCCAATCAGTATCGAAATGATAGGCTCCTGAAACGTGCTGTTTATAACCTTGTGCCTGTTCAAGCGGACCCCAAGAAACGTGGAATACCATAATTTCTTTACCTGAATCAGTTTCTGGTTTTTTGCCGTCTAATGCGTCTTTTAGCCATTGGGCGGAAACTAGCCAGTGATAATTTGGAAATGCTTCGAGTGGAGCGGTCGGATCTTGTGTATATTTAACAAAATCTTTAAATAACTTAATTTTGTAGCCTTTTGCGACAAATTCAGCACCCACTTTCTCTAAATTGTCGAGATTATCATCATAGAATACGAGAGTTTTATCTTTGGTAATCCCTTTATCCGCCGCAAAACTTTCAAAATAATCTGGATGAATAGCCTCAACCCATTCGGCAGTAAATTGAATGGCATTCGGAATATGGCCACCTCGAGCAGTTTGTTGGCTTTTAAAACCATTATAAAAAGTATCGCCACGGGTATCGATAATTAAAAATTCGGGATTCTCTTTCTGTTTCAGTAATTCCGTTTGTGAGATTTCACCGATTTTTTGTTCGTTACAGCCTGCAAGCAAGCCGAGAGCCACCGCTAAAGTGGAGAGTTTTAAAAGTGTCATAAATACTCCTAACAAGTTGATTCTAAAGGATTTTTGCGAAGAATGAACACGCACCATACGCCAAACAT of Actinobacillus arthritidis contains these proteins:
- a CDS encoding rhodanese-like domain-containing protein — protein: MTLLKLSTLAVALGLLAGCNEQKIGEISQTELLKQKENPEFLIIDTRGDTFYNGFKSQQTARGGHIPNAIQFTAEWVEAIHPDYFESFAADKGITKDKTLVFYDDNLDNLEKVGAEFVAKGYKIKLFKDFVKYTQDPTAPLEAFPNYHWLVSAQWLKDALDGKKPETDSGKEIMVFHVSWGPLEQAQGYKQHVSGAYHFDTDWIENGPVWNLSAPDIVEKNLLKNGITKDKTVVLYSENQLAAFRVLWALKWAGVEDVRILNGGVNAWINNEFPIDMTTHIPTPATDFGTKIPANPQLTIETAQQAYAKQKEGVKLVSIRAWDEHLGKISGYDYIPGKGEPEGAIWGYAGTDSSNVADYYDPDGSLRNPKEIFALWEKQGIKPNDHLAFYCGTGWRAGIPWFMTQMAGWKNAVVYDGGWNAWQMDNSLPTKIHSTVTKPNAKNFFGVTPRSGLSCKS